The following coding sequences lie in one Pseudomonas sp. B33.4 genomic window:
- a CDS encoding heme ABC transporter ATP-binding protein, protein MLRAQNLHIQRGRKVVLSDVTLQLEPGEVLGVLGPNGAGKSTLLGALCGELAASAGDVSLDGQALNQWTGPQRAQRLAVLPQVSTLDFAFRVEEVVGMGRLPYQSGRVRDDEIIVAALAAADAGHLSGRSYLALSGGERQRVHLARVLAQLWPGQAGQTLLLDEPTSMLDPLHQHTTLQAVREFADRGAAVLVILHDLNLAARYCDRILLLEGGRPVALDTPEQVLRPDSLKAVFGLEVLVQPHPERGHPLIIAR, encoded by the coding sequence ATGTTGCGTGCGCAAAATCTGCACATCCAGCGTGGTCGCAAGGTAGTGCTCAGCGATGTCACGCTGCAACTGGAACCAGGTGAAGTGCTCGGAGTGCTTGGGCCGAACGGCGCTGGTAAAAGTACCTTGCTGGGCGCCTTGTGCGGTGAGTTGGCGGCGAGTGCGGGCGATGTTTCGCTCGACGGGCAGGCATTGAATCAATGGACTGGCCCACAGCGTGCGCAACGATTGGCGGTGTTACCGCAAGTGTCGACGCTGGATTTTGCCTTTCGCGTCGAGGAAGTGGTCGGTATGGGCCGCTTGCCCTATCAAAGCGGTCGGGTGCGTGATGACGAAATCATCGTGGCGGCTTTGGCGGCGGCGGATGCCGGACACTTGAGCGGGCGCAGTTATCTGGCGCTGTCCGGTGGCGAACGGCAGCGTGTGCATCTGGCGCGAGTACTGGCGCAATTGTGGCCGGGCCAGGCCGGGCAGACGTTGCTGCTGGATGAGCCAACGTCGATGCTTGATCCACTGCATCAACACACGACGCTGCAAGCGGTGCGCGAGTTCGCTGATCGTGGTGCAGCGGTCTTGGTCATCCTGCATGATCTGAATCTGGCGGCGCGTTATTGTGATCGCATTCTGCTGCTTGAAGGCGGGCGTCCGGTGGCTCTGGATACGCCGGAGCAGGTGCTACGACCGGATTCGCTGAAAGCCGTGTTCGGTCTCGAAGTCCTGGTGCAGCCGCATCCGGAGCGTGGGCATCCGCTGATCATCGCCCGCTGA
- a CDS encoding iron ABC transporter permease: MLAIWLSLALGPVSLPLFDTLRAALRMLGVPLAPEGLEQAELILGQIRLPRTLLGLAVGGVLALSGVAMQGLFRNPLADPGLVGVSSGAALGAAIAIVGGSFLGGLPEWFGPYLLSVCAFLGGLGVTALVYRLGRRNGQTNVATMLLAGIALTALAGSAVGLFTYLADDATLRTLTFWNLGSLNGASYARLWPLLIISAGVALWLPRRAKALNALLLGESEAGHLGIDVERLKRELVFCTALGVGAAVAAAGMIGFVGLVVPHLMRLLAGPDHKVLLPASVLAGASLLLLADLVARLALAPAELPIGIVTAFIGAPFFLYLLLRGRA; encoded by the coding sequence CTGCTGGCGATCTGGCTGTCGTTGGCGCTGGGGCCGGTGAGCCTGCCGCTGTTCGATACGTTGCGCGCAGCGTTGCGCATGCTTGGCGTGCCGCTGGCGCCGGAGGGGCTGGAGCAGGCTGAGCTGATTCTCGGGCAGATTCGTCTGCCGCGAACCTTGCTCGGGCTGGCGGTCGGCGGCGTGTTGGCCTTGTCTGGCGTGGCGATGCAGGGTTTGTTTCGTAATCCACTGGCGGACCCGGGGCTGGTCGGGGTTTCCAGTGGCGCAGCGCTGGGTGCGGCGATTGCGATTGTCGGTGGTTCGTTTTTGGGTGGTTTGCCGGAATGGTTCGGACCGTATCTGTTGTCGGTCTGCGCGTTTCTCGGCGGACTCGGGGTCACGGCGCTGGTCTATCGACTGGGTCGACGCAATGGCCAGACCAACGTCGCAACCATGTTGCTGGCGGGTATTGCCCTGACCGCGCTGGCGGGTTCGGCAGTCGGCCTGTTCACTTATCTGGCGGATGACGCGACCCTGCGCACGCTGACCTTCTGGAACCTCGGCAGCCTCAATGGCGCCAGTTACGCGCGGTTGTGGCCACTGCTGATCATCAGCGCCGGCGTGGCGTTGTGGTTGCCACGTCGCGCCAAAGCATTGAATGCCTTGCTGCTCGGGGAATCCGAGGCAGGGCATTTGGGCATCGATGTCGAGCGGCTCAAGCGTGAACTGGTGTTCTGCACGGCGCTGGGAGTTGGTGCGGCGGTGGCAGCGGCGGGGATGATCGGTTTTGTCGGGCTGGTGGTGCCGCATCTGATGCGCTTGCTGGCGGGCCCGGATCACAAAGTCTTGCTACCGGCGTCGGTGCTGGCGGGGGCAAGCCTGTTGCTGCTGGCTGATCTGGTCGCGCGGTTGGCACTGGCACCGGCGGAGCTGCCGATCGGTATCGTCACGGCATTTATCGGTGCGCCATTCTTCCTTTATCTGTTGCTGCGAGGACGTGCCTGA
- a CDS encoding heme/hemin ABC transporter substrate-binding protein: MRLSTRVVVLCAGLFVSHQAAAADLPQRWVSAGGALSEWVSALGGESKLVGVDTTSQHPESLKALPSIGYQRSLSAEGILSLRPDILIGTEEMGPPPVLLQVKAAKVQVELFSAQPDLPTVERNVTRLGQLLGADAQARQLLESYQQQLDAQKVRAADAQSRQKAPGVLLLLGHAGGKPLIAGKDTAADWLLQQAGGHNLATHTGYKPFSVESLASLDPEVLVFADRALTGDAAKAALFKENPILNSSRAAKTGRVLELDPTLLVGGLGPRLPAALKSLSDAFYPAKSGQ; this comes from the coding sequence ATGCGCCTGAGTACCCGCGTTGTTGTGCTGTGTGCCGGACTGTTCGTCAGCCATCAGGCTGCAGCGGCCGATTTGCCGCAACGTTGGGTCAGCGCCGGCGGTGCACTGTCGGAATGGGTCAGTGCGTTGGGCGGTGAGTCGAAGCTGGTCGGCGTTGATACCACCAGTCAGCATCCGGAGTCGTTGAAGGCGCTGCCGAGCATCGGCTATCAGCGCAGCCTTTCCGCCGAGGGCATTCTTAGTCTGCGCCCGGATATCCTCATCGGCACCGAAGAAATGGGCCCGCCACCGGTACTGTTGCAAGTAAAAGCGGCCAAGGTGCAGGTGGAATTGTTCTCGGCTCAGCCGGATCTGCCGACGGTTGAGAGAAACGTTACCCGTCTCGGTCAATTGCTCGGCGCCGACGCCCAGGCCAGGCAACTGCTGGAAAGTTATCAACAGCAACTCGACGCGCAGAAAGTGCGGGCTGCTGACGCGCAGTCCAGGCAGAAAGCGCCGGGCGTGCTGCTATTGCTCGGCCATGCCGGTGGCAAACCGTTGATCGCCGGTAAAGACACTGCCGCCGACTGGCTGCTGCAACAGGCGGGCGGGCATAACCTGGCGACGCATACCGGTTACAAACCGTTTTCCGTGGAATCCCTCGCCAGCCTCGACCCTGAGGTGCTGGTATTCGCCGACCGTGCGTTGACCGGTGACGCGGCGAAAGCGGCGCTGTTCAAGGAGAACCCGATTCTCAATTCAAGCCGCGCGGCCAAAACCGGTCGCGTACTGGAACTGGATCCGACGCTGCTGGTCGGTGGGCTCGGACCGCGTCTGCCGGCAGCGCTGAAAAGCCTCTCTGACGCTTTCTACCCGGCCAAGAGCGGCCAATGA
- a CDS encoding Rieske (2Fe-2S) protein yields MKFLCAGADLGEAKSRGFEIDGNKLFAVRRSGQAYVYLNRCPHRGVGLEWQPDQFLDPSNSLIQCATHGALFLIEDGECVAGPCAGQSLTAINCREDARGLWIDV; encoded by the coding sequence ATGAAGTTTCTCTGCGCTGGCGCCGATCTGGGCGAAGCGAAAAGCCGTGGGTTCGAGATCGACGGCAACAAGCTGTTCGCCGTGCGCCGCAGCGGCCAGGCCTATGTCTACCTCAATCGCTGCCCGCACCGGGGCGTGGGGCTGGAATGGCAACCCGACCAGTTTCTCGACCCGAGCAACAGCCTGATCCAGTGCGCCACCCACGGCGCACTGTTTCTGATCGAGGACGGTGAATGCGTGGCCGGGCCGTGCGCGGGGCAATCACTCACCGCTATCAATTGCCGCGAAGACGCTCGGGGCCTGTGGATAGATGTTTAA
- the sfsA gene encoding DNA/RNA nuclease SfsA: MRFYPPLEEARLIRRYKRFLADIETVSGELLTIHCPNTGSMLNCQVEGGQVWFSRSNDPKRKLPGTWEIGETPQGRLFCVNTARANGLVEEALQAGVITELNGFTALKREVAYGQEKSRIDFRLEYPSGPAYVEVKSVTLGFDGTAVAAFPDAVTQRGAKHLRELAHLARDGIRAVQLYCVNLTGIEAVRPAEEIDSAYAEALREAVACGVEVLAYGVRLDHEEMVIDRRLDVLLNG, encoded by the coding sequence ATGCGCTTTTATCCTCCTCTGGAAGAGGCGCGCCTGATCCGGCGTTACAAGCGTTTTCTCGCCGATATCGAAACCGTTAGCGGCGAGTTGCTGACCATCCACTGTCCGAACACCGGCTCGATGCTCAATTGTCAGGTCGAGGGCGGGCAGGTCTGGTTCAGTCGCTCCAATGACCCGAAACGCAAATTGCCGGGAACCTGGGAAATTGGCGAAACCCCGCAGGGCCGCTTGTTTTGCGTGAATACCGCACGGGCCAACGGTCTGGTTGAAGAAGCGTTGCAGGCTGGCGTTATCACTGAGTTGAACGGCTTTACCGCGTTGAAGCGCGAAGTGGCATACGGGCAGGAAAAAAGCCGTATCGATTTTCGCCTCGAATACCCAAGCGGCCCGGCGTACGTGGAAGTGAAAAGCGTCACTCTTGGCTTCGACGGAACGGCAGTAGCGGCGTTTCCCGATGCCGTGACCCAGCGTGGTGCCAAGCATCTGCGGGAATTGGCGCATCTGGCGCGGGACGGGATTCGCGCGGTGCAGTTGTATTGCGTCAATCTGACCGGGATTGAAGCGGTGCGGCCGGCCGAAGAAATCGATTCAGCCTACGCCGAGGCGTTAAGGGAGGCTGTGGCTTGTGGTGTTGAGGTTCTGGCTTACGGCGTCCGGCTGGACCATGAAGAGATGGTCATCGACCGGCGCCTCGACGTGCTGCTCAACGGTTAA